The window GCCTCGGTGCGCCAGATTTCGTCGATGCGAAGGCCGCCCGAGACCGGCGCGTAGCGGGCGCCGAGGAAAGCCATGGCGCTGTTTTCCGCGTCGCTGGGCAGGTCACCCGGGCGCACCTGACTATGGAGGATACCTAGTTGAGAGGCCATGAGGCCCAGCAAAGTGTTGAGCTCCGCGCGGTGGCCGATGCGGTCAAGGAATGGCTCGATGCGGGTGCGGACCTCGTTCCAGTCGACCCCGCGCAGGGCCGGATCGTAGGCGAAATCGCGGTGCATGCGCCAGGCATCGACGAACATCTGGCGCCACTCGGACACCGGATCGATGGCGAGGCGCCAGTCGTCGAGGCGCACGGTGTCGGCCGCGATATCGTCGGGCAGCTTGGCCTTGGCGGGGACGAGGGCGAGTTCGGGCTTCTCGCGCGATCCGTGCGCGACAAGGAGTGTCTTGCCATCGGCGGAGAGATCGGCGCCGAACGCCCCCTCGGCGAAGGTCTCCAGCTTGGGATCGCGCTTGTCGATGGCGATCGAGACGAGATCCTCGCCCTTGCGGGTATAGAGGAAATCCTTGGAGGCGAGCAGCAGGCCGGACATGCCGGGCGCGGTGGGCAGCTTGTAGAGGCGCGCGGCGAGGCCGTCCATCACGATGCGGGCAGGCTTGGTGGCCGTGTCGTCTTCGTCCTTGTCCTTTGCGGCCTCGTCGGACCGTTTTGAGGACGAGGGCTTCGCTTCTTCGGCGCTGCGGGTCAGTTCGTTGTCCTCGCTAAAGCGGAAGGGCGCGGACGGGTCGAGCTGGAGCGCGTGGATCTCGCCCCGGTCGGGGAAGGCGACGCCCATGTTGCGGTCGCCCCAGGGGCTCCCCGGGGTCGGCGCGAAATTGCGGTCGGAGAGGAAATAGAGCCAGGCCCCGTCGTGCGCGAAGGCGGGGGCATAGTCGTTGTACTTGCTCGAGGTCGCCTGGACGCGGGCGCCCGTGGCGAGGTCCTGGACGAAGATGTCGGCGGTGTTGGCGTTGTTGGCGCGTGCGATCTCGGCATAGGCGATGTGGGTGGAGCCGGGCGCGAAGGCAAGATCGTGGAAGGGCTGGTCGTCGCCGGTGTCGTTGCGGGCGAGCAGGGTGACCTTGCCGCTGGCGATGTCGACCTTCTGGAGGCGCGCCTGCTTGTCCCACAGCACCAGCGTCCTGCCGTCCGGTGCCACGGCGAAGGACCAGATGTGCGCGTCGTAGCCGTGGGTGATGGCGACCGGCTTGCCCGACCCATCGGCGGACATGGCGTAGATATCGCCCTGTTCGCCCTCATCGAGGATCATGAACACGCGCTTGCCCTCAGGGCCGGCGACGGCCTGGCGGGCGCGGGCGGTGAGCGGTACGGCGAACTCGACACGGCGCAGGGCACCTGGCGCGGCGAGGGCGACCCGGCCGCGCGCGGTGACCGCAACGCTCTCGCCCGAAGGGGAGATATGCGCACCTTCCAGCTGCGACATCGGATCGGCAATCGCGCGCAGGCGGGTCTGTGCGCGGTCGGTGACGATGTCGATGGCAAGGGTGTGGAGGCTGCTGTCGGTACGCGAGAAGACGTGGATGTCCGCGCCGTTCTGAAGGTAGATCGCGTCGCCATCGAGGCTTGCCTGGAGAACGGGGAAGGGCATTTCCTGCGAGAGCTGGGCCACGCCCGAACCATCCTCGTTCACCGACCAGAGAGCATCGCCGCCGCTCTTGTCGGAGATGAAGTAGACCTTGCCGTCCGCGGCCATGGGAAAGCGGATCGGTGCGCCGAAATCGGGCAGGAGCTGGACCGCCTCGTCCGCGGCGCCGCCGTCCCAGCGCCACAGCTGGGCCATGCCGCCGCCGCGGTAGAGCACCGCGTGGTCACGCGCGCGGGCGGTGAGGCCCCGGCGGCTGAAGAACAGCGTCGTGCCATCCGCGCCATAGGTCGCATCGTTGGCGCGCCACAGCGGGATGGGCCTCGCTTCGCCGCCGGTGGGGGCAATCGTGTAGAGGATTTCGCCATGGCCGCCTCCGGTCAGCCGCGAGGAATAGATGACGCGGCCATCGGGCGTCCAGCCGACCGTGCGCAGCAGGCCGCCCTCGAAAGTCAGGCGGCGCGGCGTCCCTCCCGCGACGGGCATGACATAGACGTCCTGCTCGCTGTCGTAGCTGGCGGTGAAGGCGACCATCGTGCCGTCGGGCGAGACGTGGGCGTCGGTCTCTTCTGCGGGGTGGTTGGTGAGACGGATCGCGCTGCCGCCCTCGCGCCCGGTGCGCCACAGATCGCCTTCGCTGGCAAAGACCAGCACGTCGCCGCGCGCGCTGGGGTACTGGGAGAAACCGTCCTCCGCGTGCGTGCGCGTTGCGGCGGTCGCGGCACCAAGAGCAAGCAGGCTGCAGGCGAGAAAGCGCATGGTCTTCATGGGTTGGGGGCCCCTTTTTCTCTGTAGAATTGCGCGGGACCATGCCGGGTGCCTGCCCGATAGGCAATGACCGGGAACCCGGCGTCCGCAGTCCTGTCGCGAGCAAGGGCACACCCGCGCGTGCAAAAAAAACTGGCCCCGTCCTGTCAGATTCTGAGAGCCGCCACGTCTCCCTTTCGAACGCGGCACACGCCGCGCGAGTGACCGGGGGGTCAGACGTGATTTCTGCCACGAAAGTGCGTGCAGGAGCGCTCGGCGTTCTTGCAGCCTGTAGTCTTGCCACACTGCCGCACCTAGCGCAGCCGATCCAGGCGGCCGCGCCTTCCGTGCGGAGCGCCGAACTTGCCCGGCGGCTGGCCGGGCCCGATGGGCACGTCATGGTCGTTGCGCACAGGGGCTGCTGGAAGGCGACCTCGGAAAACAGCCTCGATGCGATCGCGCAGTGCCGCGCGATGGGCATCGACATGGTCGAGCTCGACGTGCGCACCAGCCGGGACGGGGTGCCGGTGCTGATGCACGATGCAGATGTCGCGCGCACCACGGACGGCACGGGCCGTGTTGCCGATATGACGCTGGAGGACCTGCGCGCGCTGCACCTGCGGGAAGGCATGGGCAGGACGAGGGGCAGGGCGAGGGGCGGGACGAGTGCCGTGACCGAGCGGCGCATTCCCACGCTGGCCGAGGCGCTTGCGGCGACCGGCGGCGAGGTCCTCGTCAACCTCGATGCCAAGGCGGTCGACCCGGCCGTTCTCCTGCGTATCGTGGATGAGGCGGGTATGCGCGGCCACGTCCTGTTCAAGGCCGAAGCTTCGGCCTCTGCGATCACGGCGCGCGTGCCTTTCGTCCGGGACGTACACTTCCAGCCGATCCTGCGCGAGCCGGGCATGGCGGATGATCCCGTTGCGGCAGTCGCGTCCTACGACGCGCTTGCGCCTGTCAGTTTCGAGATCGACGTCAAGACGCAGGGGTTCCTGCCGCGCCTGACAGGGGCTCTGCGCGCGCGCTGTGCACGCTACTGGGTCAACAGCCTGGCGGGGCGCATCTACGATGACCGCGTCGCGCTGGAGGACCCGAACGCCGTGTGGGGGCGGCTTGTCGCCTACGGTGTCGACGCGATCCAGACCGATCATCCCGGCATCCTCAAGGACTACCTTTCGCGAAGCGGCCTGCGCAGCTTCGCCTGCACGCCGAGCTAAGGCGCGCACCCTCTCTTCACCGCTGAATTTTCGAACCTGCTTTTTGCTTCACAGGACAGTTGTATCCATGAAACGCATCCATGTTCTTGGCCTGACCGCCGCTCTTCCCGCGCTTGCCGCCATGCTGGCCGCGGCCCCGCTCCATGCCCAGACGGCCAATGCCAGCACCACGGCGCAGGCCGGTGAGGAGGACCCCGAGACCGCGCGCCGTCACCGCGCCAACGAGGATACCGCCGAAGAGGCGATCCTCGTGACCGGCTACCGCTCGTCCAACGTCGCGGCCATCGAGGCCAAGCGCGATGCGGTAGGCATCCGCGATTCCATCGCGCAGGATCAGGCGGGCCTCCTGCCCGACCTCACCATTGCGCAGGTCGCCCAGCGCATTGTCGGCGTGGCTCTTGTGCCCGATTTCGCGACCTCGGATGACCGTTCGCCCGACCTTGCCGAGAGCGTCATGATCCGCGGCATCGGGTCCAGCTACAACCTCGTCACCATCGACGGCATGCCGCTTGCGACGACGTCCCCGAGCAGCCGCGGCGCGCGCATCGAACTGCTGCCGCCGTCCTTCGTCAGCCGGATCGATGCGGCCAAGACGATCACCGCCAACCTTGATCCCCATGCGCTGAGCGGCCAGCTCGACCTCATCACGGCGAGCGCCTTCGATACCGGCAAGACCACCCTCGTTGCGCGCGCCTCGGTCGGTGACAACAGCACGGCAGGGCAGTTCGCGCACAAGGACCAGGGCCAGAATTTTCGCGGCGACCTCACCTATTCGAGCGTGTTCGGCGCCAACCGCGATTTCGGTGTCGTCCTGTCGGGCTCCTACGCGCGCTACAATTCGAGCAACTACGACTACAAGCCGGGCGCGGTCGATTCCAGCTACCTGCTCTATGACGACAATGGCGAGGAAATCAGCGACTACAACGACCTGTCGACGACAAACGGCTGGTCGGCCGCGGCGCGCAACCAGATCTTCGCCTATACCGACAGCGTCGAGCGCGCCTCGGGCGTGATGAAGCTCGAATACGATCCCGGTTCGGCTACCTATGCCTCGCTCTACACGGGCTACTTCTACCAGAAGGAAGACGAGGTCCGGAACGAGTACCTGGCCCAGTCGCGCGACAGCGCCGGGCTGGTTGCACAGGATGCGACCTCGGGCACCTGGGCGATGGGCCGTACTGCGCTGGGCTACTCGCACCAGCCCCAGAAGCGCGAGACCTTCGTGGTCTCGGGCCTTGTCGAGCAGGACCTGGGCGGCGGTTTCGACGCCAGCCTCAAGGCCACGCATTCGCGTGCACGTCTCAACACGATCCGCGACCGCTCCAAGTTCCAGGGCGACTACAACGAAGAGGGGGCCTTCGCCTACGACCTGTCCAGCGCGAACCCGCAGCTGACCCTGCTCGATCCGGGCTACGTCAACGATCCGGCGACCTACAACGAAAGCTACATCCAGCACATCACCCAGCGCGCCGCGCAGGACTTGACGTTCGTTGGCCTCGATGTGGGCAAGAACTTTGCCGCGGACGACTATGGTCTGGGCTTCAATGTCGGTGCCAGCTTCCAGAACACCGACCAGAGTTACGACGAGAATCGCTTCGCGGGCAACCTCTACGATGTAAACGGCGATCGCATCACGCTGGTCGGCTATGACCGTCCCGACCGCCTGGCCACCACCGACCCGCGCGTCGATTTCCTCCTCATCAACGACGAGGCGGTGCGCGCGGCCTGGGAAGCGGCGGGGTACACCGACGTCCAGGACGACAGCGACACCAACATCTCCTCCGACTACGAACTGAATGAGAAGGTCTACGCGGCCTACGCGCAGGCGCGCTACCGCACCGAGAACTTCAATGTCCTTGCCGGTCTGCGCTTCGATGCGACCGAGAACGACATCGACCTGTGGGTGCGCGACGCCAACCTGGTGGGCGGCGTGCAGGATGCCGACAGCTACAGCGAGGGGCATCGCCGGGCGACCTACCAGTACCTCCTGCCCTCGGTCATCGCGAGCTATCGTTTCGACAACGACGTGGTGCTGCGTGCGGGCTACTCCAAGACCATCGGGCGCCCGAACTTCAATTACTATGCGATCTCGGAAGCGATCGGCCTTCCCGACGAGGTCGAGGGCGACAACATCATCTCGGTGACGCGCGGCAACGCCGACCTCAAACCGCGCACCTCGAACAACTTCGATCTCTCGCTCGAATGGTACCCGACCCAGGGTTCGATGCTGTCGGTCGCGGCCTTCTACAAGGACATCAAGAACCTCATCTTCACCCAGAACATCTCGGTCGACGGCTTCGAGTACCAGGGTGACCTCTATACCGCGCGCATCACCACCCCGATGAACGCACAGAGTGCTTCGCTGAAGGGTGTCGAGGTCTCGGCCCGCCAGGACTTCCGCGACATCGCGCCGGGCTTCCTGGGCAACTTCGTGCTCAACGCGAATGCCACCTACATCAAGGGCAAGCAGACGGTGATCCAGGCGGACGAATCCACGCGGCATGTCGATGGCCTGGAAGGCCAGCCCGAGTTCCTCGCCAACGCCTCGCTCTCCTATGAGGACAGTGTGTTCGGCGCGTCGATCGCCTACAGCTACGTGGGGGACTACCTGAAGTCGATCAACGAGGACTCGCAGCTCTTCGACATCCACTCGAGGCACCGCAGCGAGCTCTCCGCCCAGATCCGCCTCAAGGTCCTCGAGGGTGTGACCGTGATCGCCGAGGGGCAGAACCTGACCAAGACCGACATCGAGTACTTCCGCAAGATGCCCGATGGCCAGCTGCTTGCCGAGCGCGCGCAGAAGGGCCGCACCCTCTGGCTCGGCGTCAACGCGCGCTTCTGATTGCGCACGGCCCTGGCCTCAGGGGCCTGACAGCGGGGCTCCAGCGGGACATGCGTTCCCCTGGAGCCCTCGGCTTTGGCCTTTCATCCCTCCAGATTGCCCCGGGCGGGGCAGGGGAACTTCGATCATGAAAACACTCCTTGGTGCAGGTCTGGTGGCCGCACTGGCGCTGGCCGCGCCCACGGCGTGGGCGGCCGAGCCCTTCTGCGGGACAAACCCGCATATCGCGCGCCTTCAGGCCGAGCGCGCGGATCCGAGCGGGCGCATTCTCATCGCCGCGCACCGGGGCGGGCATCTGGTCGCCCCCGAAAATTCGCGCGCGGCCATGGATGAAGCCATTGCCGAGAAGGCCGACATCATCGAGATCGACGTGCGCGTGACGACGGATGGCGTTCCCTACGTGATGCACGACCGTACGCTGGATCGTACGACCGACGGCACCGGCCCCAACGCGCAGATTACCTACGCGCAGCTGAGGGCGCTGCACCTGAAAGGTAGCGCCGAGAGCCCGCCCACCCTGCAGGAACTGCTCGTGAAGTCCTGCGGCAAGGCGCTCGTCGACCTCGACATGAAGACCGACAAGGTCGCCCCGGTGCTGGCCGTGGTCGAGGGGCTGGGGATGGCCGAGCAGGTGATCCTGTTCGACTCCGAGAGCGAGACCTTGCGGGCCGGACGCCGTCTCGTGCCGGGCTTACCGGTGATGACGCGCCTGCGTGCAGACGGCCCGGCGCTGGAGGAGATCAACCGGGGTCTGGCACCGGTTGCCATCGTGCACGGCGACTCCACCTCTTTGACCCGCGCCGCAAGCGCGGTGATTGCGGCGCTCCCCGCCCGGATCTGGGCCAACGCGCTGGGCGACACCGATACGGCGATGGCACAGGGCGATGATGCGGAGACGTGCCGCAGGCTTGCGGATCTTCGCATCATGGGCGTGTCGGTGATCCAGACCGACTATCCCGCCGCGCTTCGCAAGGGGCTGCACCAGTGCCGGATTCCCGGTGACTGAGGGCGCAGCCTACCCTCCCAGCCCCCAGTGCAGGCTGAGGCGCACGCTGCGCGGAACCGCGTAGCTGTCCTTGAGCCAGCCATGCCCGGGGCCGGTCAGGCTGGTCAGCCGGGCCTGGGTGAGGTTGGAGACGTCGAGCACCACGCTCCAGCGCGGCGCAAAGTGGTAGCGGGCCTGGAGATCGACCTGGCGGCGCGGCGCCCAGTAGACGTCCTGCGAGGGCGCGTCGGGCGCCACGGCGCGAAGCGCGCGCCCCGTCGCATTGATCGCGGCGCGCAGTTCCAGGCCGTCCTGGGCGTAGAACAGGCTGACATTGCCGATCTGCGAGGGTTGGCCGACCAGCCGGTCGACCACGCGCTGCGAGCCGCTCGTCTGCAGGACCGACATCGCGCCGTCGAGCCGGGTCCAGTTGGCGGTGAAGCCGAAGGGAGCAAGGTGGTGCGAGAGCGCGCCGAGCGAGCCCACGCTCGCGCTCAGCTCCAGTCCCGATATGTGCGCCGCGCTGGCGTTCACGGGGCGGATCACCTGGGCTGAGGAATAGTACACGCCCTCCCAGGTGTAGCCTTGGGTCAGGGCATCGAAGATCTCGTCGCGAATGCGCTTGTGGAAGAGCGCGGCCGAGACGAGACCGTCGAGCCGGGCGGGCAGGATCCACTCCGCACTCACATCGAAATTGTCCGAGGTGCGCGGCGCTAGCCCCGGGTTTCCGAGCCGTACAGTAACGTCCGGGCTTTGCGGGTTCCCGGCCAGGCTGGAGCTGCCGAAGTCAATGGCGGCGCGCGGGGCGTAGCTTTCGTAGCTGGGACGCCCGAGCGTGCGGCTGTACCCGGCGCGCAGGCGCAGCGACGGCGTGGGATCGAAATTGGCCAGAAAGGCGGGGAGCAGCCGGGTGTAGCGCGAAGAGGCCGTCGTCGCGGTCCAGGTATCTCCGGCCTCGATGTAGCCTTGCGTCAGGAGCGAGGTCCGGTCGAGGTGGAGCCCTCCCACCAGTTCCCAGGGGCCGCGCGCCAGGCGCGTCATGGCGTAGGCCGAAAGGCTCGTCTCGGCATGGTCGAAACGGTCGCGCAGGGCATCGCCGATGTCCGAGGTCAGCGCGATGTCCTCCTGGTTGGCCGCGAACTGCGCCCAGGCCCTGTCGGGATCGATCACGATCAGTTCCAGCCCCGCGCGGTTGTAGGGGAGGGAATTGGTGCGCACCTCTCCCGCCTGCGCCAGGGTCAGATCGCGGTTGTCGGTGCTCCACGCGGCGTTGGCATAGCGGTAGTGATAGCGCGCGCGTTGCACGCCCGCCCCTGCGGCAAGGCCGAGCCCGCTGTCGCCGGGCGCCATGTTGCGTCGCCAGTCGAGGCGTGCGGTATCGAGGTCGGAGACCGCGCGGCGCGCCCGCTCGCGCCAATAGGCGGCAGGGTAGAGCGCCAGGTTCGTGTAGCTTGCGCGCGGCACGGTGAAACTGTGGTGGAGCGCGCTCGTGTCGTAGGTGACCGGGAAGGCCGCCGATCCGGTGACTTCACCCTCGGCATCGCGGCCCGAGGTGAATTTCACCATGGTGTAGTCTTCGTCCATGGTCGCCCGCGTGCGCGCACCGCGAACCGAGATGCGGTCCTTGTCCGTAGGCGACCAGGTGGCGTCGAACAGCGCAAGCCGGGTGGTGGTGCGGGTCACGCCGTCGCGGTAGCCCACCTGCACCGCGCCGCGCGCGAAGTAGCCCGAGGTGTCGCTTGTCCGGGTGATCGCGCCGCGTGGTTCGATCACGACCTCGTTGCGGATGAAGCCATCGCGGAAGGTGAAGCTGCCCAGGAACGTGGAGATCGCCAGATCGGGCAGATCGGCTTCGAAACGAGCCGAGAGGCCATGGCGGCGGCGATCCGAGCTGTTGATCCAGTACTTGTCCTGAACCGGCACCGGACGCCCCTGCGCGCGCGGGTCATCTTCGTCCACGCGCGTGCCGTCTGCAGCGTAGAATGCAAGGAACCCGCTGTCGCTGGTGCCGTGCATGTCGCTGTTGTTCTGGAGGCGGCGGGTGTCGGCCGAGAGCACGAGACCGAAACGGCGCTCCGGCCCGAAGGTCGTGGCAAAGGTGCCGCTGGCGTGGAGGCCGGGGGTAGACTGGGGCTGCACTTCGCCATGGCGGCTGGGCCGGGTCAGTCCGGCTTCGAGTGAGGCAAAGGGGGCGCCGCCGCGTGCAAGAGCGCTGCGCGTGCGGATGTCGATGGCGCCGCCGATGGCGTTGGGATCGCGCTCGGGCGTGAAGGTCTTGAGAACGACGAGCTCGCTGACCAGCGCGGTGGGCAGGATGTCGAGCCGTACACCCCGGCTGGCGCTGTTCACGCCCGCCTCGGGAATGCCCGTCGAGGCGATGGCGAGGCCGTTCACGGTGACGTTGTTGTAGGTCTGCATGAGCCCGCGCACGACCGGGGCGACGGGCACGTCGCGCGGGTGTTCGTTGTCGGCAATGGGGATCACCGAGATCCCGGGGATACGGCGCATGGCATCGACCACGCTGGTGTCGGGAAGGCGGCGCACCTCGTCGCTGGAGATGGCATCGGCAATGACGCGGGCCTCGCGCTTGGCCGCCCGCGCGCGGCGCTCGGACATGCGCAGGCCGATGACGTGGATGGGATCTCCGGTCAGCGGGGGCGGTGCGTAGGCGGGTGCTGCGCTGGACGGGGTACGCGCTGCAGCGCCAGTGCGGGCGGAGGCCGTCGCGCGGGGGCGGATGAGGACGGCTCCGGCCCGGCGCTGGGCGATGAGGCCGGTGCCCACAAGGATGCGTTCGAGCGCGTCTGTCTGGGACATCCGTCCGTGCGCACCTTGGCTGCGGCGACCTTCCAGCGTTTCGGGTGCGCTCAGGACCTGGACGCCGCTCTGCGCGGACCAGGCATTGAGCGCGTCGCCCAGCGCGCCTGCCGGAATGGCGAAGTCGCGCGTGCGGGCATCCGCCGGGGAGGCCACAAGCGCCGCCATCGCGGCAAGGCTGGCCGCAACCGCAAGGCGCATCACCGGGCGGTTTCCCCGCGGTCGAATGGGGTCGTACTAGATGCGGTCGAGCACCAGAGCATGACCGGTGTCCTTCACCGAGAAACCGTGGAGCAGGCCCAAGTTCTCCAGCACCGTGACCGGCTCGGCAAGGTGCAGGCGGCCCGCGACGCGCGTGCGCAGGAGGGCCGGATCCTCGACCAGGATCTGCCGGTCGGTCCAGCGCTCCAGCTGGGGGACGAGTTCGTCCAGCGGCATGTCGCGCACCTGCAGCCAGCCGCTGCGCCAGCTTTCGGCGTCCTCGCCCCGGATGCGCGCAAGCGGGGCGATCACACCATCGGCGAGGCGCGTTGTGTGACCGGCAGGAACCCTGACAGGGGCGATGCCCGGTGCATTGGCGGCAAAGCGCACCAGACCGCGCTCGACCTGCAGGTCCACGGCCTCGCCGTTGAGGGCAACGTCGAAGCGCGTGCCCAGCACGGTCACGGTGCTGTCCTGTGCGCTCACGGTAAAGGGGCGGGCCGGGTCGTGCGTCACGTCGAACAGCGCCTCGCCCGTCTCCAGCCGGACCTCGCGCCGGGTCTCCCCGATGCGGGCGAAAAGGCGGCTGTTGCCATTGAGATGGACCTGCGATCCGTCGGCCAGCGTGATCGCGCGCACTTCTCCGGGGCCGGTGCTCCAGCTGTTCTCGGGCGTGAGCTGAAAGCGCAGTTGCGGGAGGCCAAGGGCGAGTGCGCCCACGAGCAGGGCTCCGCCTGCGGCCAGCCCAAGCGCACGGCGACGCGAGGCACGCGGAGCCGTTCCCGCGTTGTCGTTGCCGGCGGGCCGCGGCGCGGTTTCGGCATGAAGGCGCAGGCCGTCGGTGACGGCCTCGTCCATGCAGGTCGCCCAGAGCGCTTCGAAGCGCGCACGCCGGTCTGGCGCGCCGGAAAGCCAGGCTGCGAAGGCGGTGGTATCGACCGCATGGCTGAGATGGCGGGCCACCCAGAGCGCGGCGGCCTCGTCCTCGTCGTCCGGCAGGGCGTCGTCGGGCGGCGTCATGCCGACTCGTCCTGGCTGGCCATGGCGCGGTGGAGCGAAAGCACTGCGCGCGCGACATGGGCGTCGACCGCGCTCGGGCTGATGTCGAGCTGGGCGGCGACGTCCTTGGCGGAAAGCCCGTGAAGGCGGCGCAGGATGAAGACCTCGCGGCGCTGGCGGGGCATGGCGGCAATGATGCCCGACACCGTGTTCATCCGTTCACGTTGCAGCATGGCGTGCTCCTGGGAGGGTTGCTCGCTGGGAATCTCGATTTCGCTGGCGGGCACGTCCTCGGCGCGGCGCAGGCCCAGGCGCGCGTGGTCGACGATGAGGTTGCGTGCGATCCGGCGCAGCATGGCGCCCACGTTGCGCACGGTATCGGGGGCGTAGTGAGCCAGGCGCACGAAGCTGTCCTGCACCACGTCCTCGCTCGCGGTGTGGTCGCCCAGCCGCCTATAGGCAAAGCCGTAGATGTCGGTGCGCAGTTTGCGGTACGCCGTTTCGTCGAAGTGCATCGTGACAGCCCCGTATCCCCTTGGGGACGCCGCCTATGGCCTTCGCGTGACAGCTTGAAGACGATGGAGCCGTCTTGCCTTTGCGCGGCTCAGAACGGCACGGCGTGGGCTCCGGCAAGGAGGTCGCGTACGAGCCTTGGCACCTCTTCGCTGGCCGGGCCCTCCAGGACATGGAGGATGTCTGCAGCGCCGGTTGGAGCCGGGTTGACCTCGATGGTGACGGCGCCGTTCGCGCGGGCAAGGCCGAGCAGTCGGGCGGCGGGATGGACGCTGGCGGATGTGCCGATGGCGATGAAGATGTCGGCCTTTGTGGCCAGAGCTTCGAGCGCGTGGCGATGGCGCGGGGTCTCGCCGAAGAGGACGACATCGGGGCGCAGCGCGGGCGCGTCGCAGGCCGGGCAGTCCTCGCGCACGGGGAGCTCGCCCTCCCAGCCCACGCGATTGCCGCATTCGGCGCACAGCGCGGCAAAGAGCGTGCCGTGAAGGTGCCGCACATCGCGGCTTCCTGCGCGTTCGTGCAGGTCATCGCCGTTCATGGTGGCGAGCGTGAAGGCTCCGCGTGCTTCGCTGGTCCAGCGCTCCTGCAACTGGGCAAGGGCGGCATGGGCCGGATTGGGAGCCACTTCGCGCAGCTGCGCCCGGCGCGCGTCGTAGAAGGCGTGGACCTTGCGGGGCTGGGCGGCGAGCCCCTCGGCCGAGCACAGCGCGCGGAGGTCCACATCCTCCCAAAGGCCCCCTTCGCCGCGGAAGGTGGCAAGGCCGCTTTCGGCAGAGATCCCTGCGCCGGTCAGGATGACGAGATCGGTCATGGCGTGTGTGGTCCTGTGGTTCACTCCCATCCTAACGCTTCCGGGGCAGGCGCAAAGGCAGTCCTGGAAAGAAAGACCGGGAAAATCAGGCGCGAAGGTGGGCTCTCCCGCGCAAGTGCGCGCAGATGGCAGGAGTGGTGGGTCGATCCGGGCAATCCGGCACAAAATCCCGGTTGGTTCGCGCTAGGGCCTGTGCTGTAAACGGGCAGTATGGGACGCACGGGCCTTGAGGCCCCACGGAGGACACGATGGCAATCCGCTTTACCCTCAATGGCGACGAGACGACGCTCGACGTCGATCCGGCCAAGCCGCTCCTGTGGACACTGCGTGAGGATATCGGCCTGCCCGGCACCAAGTTCGGCTGCGGGGCGGGCCTGTGCGGGGCCTGCACGGTCCACGTCGACGGGGTGGCGACGCGTTCGTGCATCACGCCAATTGGGCTCATCGAAGGCCAGAGCGTAACCACCATCGAGGCGGCCGGGGCCGACCCTGTGGGGCGCCATGTGGTCGCGGCTTGGTGCGCGCTCGACGTGCCCCAGTGTGGCTATTGCCAGGCCGGGCAGATCATGAACGCGACCGCCTTCCTCCACGAAGTGCCGGAACCTACCGATGCGGACATCGACGCGGCCATGGCGGGCAACCTGTGCCGCTGTGCAAGCTACACCCGCATCCGCGCCGCCATCAAGGACGCGGCGCACAAGGCGAAGGAGGCATGACCATGGCTCGGACCTCTCTCAGCCGCCGGGGTTTCATCGCCGCCAGCCTTCTTGCCGGTGGCGGCGTCGCGTTCGAGTTTGCGCTGCCGCTGGGGCGCGCCTCTGCGCAAGGGCTGGATGCCGCGCCGATCACCGCGTTCGTGCGCATCCTGCCCGACAACCGAGTCGTGATCGGGGGCAAGAACGCCGAGATCGGGCAGGGCGCCAAGACCATGCTGCCCATGCT is drawn from Novosphingobium decolorationis and contains these coding sequences:
- a CDS encoding (2Fe-2S)-binding protein, encoding MAIRFTLNGDETTLDVDPAKPLLWTLREDIGLPGTKFGCGAGLCGACTVHVDGVATRSCITPIGLIEGQSVTTIEAAGADPVGRHVVAAWCALDVPQCGYCQAGQIMNATAFLHEVPEPTDADIDAAMAGNLCRCASYTRIRAAIKDAAHKAKEA
- a CDS encoding FecR family protein; amino-acid sequence: MTPPDDALPDDEDEAAALWVARHLSHAVDTTAFAAWLSGAPDRRARFEALWATCMDEAVTDGLRLHAETAPRPAGNDNAGTAPRASRRRALGLAAGGALLVGALALGLPQLRFQLTPENSWSTGPGEVRAITLADGSQVHLNGNSRLFARIGETRREVRLETGEALFDVTHDPARPFTVSAQDSTVTVLGTRFDVALNGEAVDLQVERGLVRFAANAPGIAPVRVPAGHTTRLADGVIAPLARIRGEDAESWRSGWLQVRDMPLDELVPQLERWTDRQILVEDPALLRTRVAGRLHLAEPVTVLENLGLLHGFSVKDTGHALVLDRI
- a CDS encoding RNA polymerase sigma factor, with the protein product MHFDETAYRKLRTDIYGFAYRRLGDHTASEDVVQDSFVRLAHYAPDTVRNVGAMLRRIARNLIVDHARLGLRRAEDVPASEIEIPSEQPSQEHAMLQRERMNTVSGIIAAMPRQRREVFILRRLHGLSAKDVAAQLDISPSAVDAHVARAVLSLHRAMASQDESA
- a CDS encoding Sir2 family NAD-dependent protein deacetylase — encoded protein: MTDLVILTGAGISAESGLATFRGEGGLWEDVDLRALCSAEGLAAQPRKVHAFYDARRAQLREVAPNPAHAALAQLQERWTSEARGAFTLATMNGDDLHERAGSRDVRHLHGTLFAALCAECGNRVGWEGELPVREDCPACDAPALRPDVVLFGETPRHRHALEALATKADIFIAIGTSASVHPAARLLGLARANGAVTIEVNPAPTGAADILHVLEGPASEEVPRLVRDLLAGAHAVPF